The following DNA comes from Geminocystis sp. M7585_C2015_104.
ACAAGAGGAACCGGGACTATAACCAGGAGTCCAAAAAGCAAAACAATCGTCATAAAAATTATATTCTTCTACAAAGGTAATTGGGGACAAATTGGGCAGTAAATAAGCCTCTTGTTCTTGTATTACTAACTCACAATTGAGGGCCCTTTTCCATTGACCAATATGTTTGCTGATACCATTTCTATTAGTAAGAAAGAGATAGCGCACCCCGTAACCGACGCAAAAATCCCGATACACCTCGGCCCAAAAAGGACAATCAATTAAGATGTTACCTTTAGGATGGATTAGGAGATAAGAGGTGCCTCCTAGAGTATCTCTGTTGGGGGGAAAAGCAACCACATTCTCCAAGACAAATTTTGGTGGTTTGTATTGGGTTATTGTTTGACCAGTATTTCCTGTAAAATTGAGATCGGA
Coding sequences within:
- a CDS encoding MBL fold metallo-hydrolase, translating into MCSDLNFTGNTGQTITQYKPPKFVLENVVAFPPNRDTLGGTSYLLIHPKGNILIDCPFWAEVYRDFCVGYGVRYLFLTNRNGISKHIGQWKRALNCELVIQEQEAYLLPNLSPITFVEEYNFYDDCFAFWTPGYSPGSSCLYYEKNGGILFSGRHLLPVGEGKIAPLKLAKTFHWPIQLRSVRKLAARLQNRPLTYILPGANTGYLRGKGYIDNGAEQLLQVLEHCK